In the Phycisphaerales bacterium genome, CCCGACTTGTCTGTTATCACTGTAGATCGGTCTACACCAAGACACCCATCGCTCGATACCATCGCACATGGGACGCCGGAATTGCAGAAAGACATGCGCAAGATAAGAAGGTCGAGACATATTAATGAAGCAAAGACGTTTCTTATTATTGGGCGGAGGAGGTCATGCGTCAGTCGTCGCTGACGCGATGCGCGCCAGTGGCCATGTTGTTGTGGGGTTTGTCGATGATGGCCCAGCAACACCGACTGCCTCAGAACGTATTGGCGCACCCTTTTTAGGGGGCACCACTCAGTTATTGGATTTGATTGAAACACTTGACCAACCTGTAGAGGTCTTCCCTGCTGTCGGTAGCAACTCCGATCGAATGCAACTCATACAAATACTGGAAAGAAATAGACAACTTGAGGCACCGGCAGTAGCCCATCCATCTGCTTACATCGCTCATACTTCTCGACTGGAACCGTTTGTCTTCGTCGGGCCAGGCGCCATCATCAACGCAGGCGCTTGCATTGGTCGCGGAGCAATGATTAACTCTGGTGCCATTGTGGAGCATGACAGTGTGGTTGGTGAGTTGGCCCATATTGCACCAGGCGCCATTTTGTGTGGCGCTGCCAAAGTGGGCGAGCGTGCTTTGATCGGGGCAGGTGCTGTGGTACTGCCCGGGGTCACAATTGGTGACCAGGCCACGCTTGGGGCAGGTGCTGTGGCCAATAAGGACGTTGATGCAGGGCAGGTTTCCGTGGGTGTGCCGGCACGCTAAACCTCTGGCTTTAGCAGGGCTTATCGAATGACCGATAGACCCATGATGCTTCGATTATTTTTTCTACCCATCTTATGTTTCATGCTCATGCCAGGCTGTGACCAACGCCCTATTCGTATCGTCGAGTCAGGCGTCGAGATTATCACGGAGCAACGTGGGCAAGGAGCCCCTGCCAATGCTGGTGACGTTGTCACGATTGCTTATGAAGTTCGTTTACCCGATGGGCAGCCGATCCTAAACAACGATCGTTTTTCATTTCAACTTGGACGCGGCGCTGTCATCGAAGGAATCGATCACACTGTGGTAGGAATGCGTGTTGGAGGGCATCGTATAGTTCTATGTCCACCTAATAAGCACTGGGGACAGTCTGGTTATGGTGAAGACGCCATACCACCAGATACAATCCTGACGCTAGACGTTCGGCTTACTGCATTAGATTAGATAGATTTTCGTAATCGCGGTGCGCTTCTAACCCATCATCACCCAGATGACGAAGTACGCAGTAATCCAAATCAGAAAAACACAAAGCACGCTCATGCCTAAAAATAGGCACGCCTCTTGAATCTTGATTCTGAAGTACACGATCATCAAGAGCAATACAATTGCAATTCCAGTAAGCAACTCTACGAGTGACTCTAGAAATGTCGTTGCAATTGAGATAAATGCGACGAGTCGCATCGCAGCAACACATGAAAACATACGAATCGTTGCGAGAGATAGATCTCCAAATTCGACTCTGAGGAGCACTGTCACAAGCGCAAGAGATACCAAGCCGCATCCAACTAGGAAAACAACGAGCGCCAGGTAACGAAGCAATCCTAGGAATCGCCAACCAACACTGATCGTTAATTCAGGATCATCAACACCCGGAAATAGTGCGTGGGCGCCAACAAAATAACCACCGAGCGTGATCGCTATACAGAAGAGTGCCAACGCCGCCGGAAGAAGATAGCCACCTCGGCCAGGCCCCGAAATTGGTATGTCCCGATCATCCTCAGCCCGCTCAAATGCACCAACCGCATCACCCACGGCTGAAGTGGCAGAACTGCCTTTCCGGTAGAACTCACCAACATCTTCTCCAGCAAGCGGCTCAGCTACTTCCTTGCCACACCGCATACAGGGACCGTTCGGTCTCTGTGCGGCCGCATTGCAGTGGGGACAGACTGATCCAAGATCGAGTTTGGGAGCGGGCTCATCGTCCAGTGGCTCTAGATCATGTGGACTGCGCTCGGCACCGGCTGTTTCACCATCGGGAGCATCCGGATTGTCCTGTGAGAGCTTGGAGTGGTCATCTTCAGGATGTACTCCTTGATCGTCTCCATGATCTGGAGCACCCGTCGACTCAACATCGTAACCGTCTTCGTTATTCATGCTAACTCGTTTACTCGGTGATATTCCAGGCTCGCTTCCAATATGAGGCCTGACTAATTAAGTCTCCGCACATAATACACTTGACGAATCAGCTGCCGTACGCGATTCTCTCCCGATGCGCAATATATCTCTCCAGCTAAGATCTCGTCTGCTTATCCCCTTCATATTCACACTGCTTCTGCTTTGCACTCATACCCCGCTGCAAGCAGACACGGTGGTGTTGACCTCTGGCGATACACTCCATGGGACAATTGTCAAAGAAACCGATGACACCGTAGAACTAGAACATCCACTTTTAGGAACTATTACGCTGCCGCGTGACCAGATTGCTTCAATCGAACATACGCCAAAAGAAGCAAAAGATTCAGATGCACAACCTGATTCCTCAGATGAAAAAGCTGCCAATACCACCGATGATAGTACACCTGCGAACACTCAAACGGCGCCACCGGCTGCCGTATCAGAAATCGCTACAGCTGGAACACCTGCTGGACTTGCTGCCGCTCAATCAAATCTGACCGATGACGAAGCTGGCGACGCCCAGGCGATCTGGAAGTCACAGCTCCAGCTTGGCTACGGACTGACTCAAGCCGGAAATGACACGGCGAATTTCAATATTGGTATCAACACCACTATGACAAAAGGTATTCAGACGCTGACTGCTTCGGCGAATTATCAATACCAGTCAGTTAATGATGAGGTTAAGCAAAATAGATTAGAGACGAAAATCCAGTCAAAGTGGCAAGCAACTGACTCTCCATGGATTACAAGTGTGCAAGGTTTTTATGATCATGCAGAGTTCCAGGAGTGGGATGATCGTGTGATTGCAAATGCTGATGTCGGGTACGAGTTTATTCACGAAAATCGGACCGCCAAAGATGGAAGCGAACTGAACTTTCTGAACGCTGTATTCAGACTTGGTGGCGGCTTCAGACGCGAGTTTGGAAATGCTGATTCTGACGAGTTCGTGCCGGAAGGCCTTTTAGGACTTCGAGCAGCTTGGAAGCCAACCGACAATCAAACCTTCAGTGTCGAGCTGACTTACTTCCCAGACATTCTAGAAATCGAACAGTACCGCTTTATTGCATCTGGCAACTATGAAATTGGCCTGAAGGACTTCGAGAACCTGAGCCTCATCGTTGGCATTCACTACGAATATGACTCTCATATCGATGCATCTGGTGTCCCAACATATCTGCGTATCAACGTCGGGCTAGGTCTTGATTTCTAAATCACCTCTGATTCAAGAATATAAAAACCTTGCCACGAACTATTGATGCTTCCCTTTGTCCTTGGAATGCCGAAGTACCGCTCGGATATTGTTGAATAACAACATGACGGCGCAGAACCCTGCAATAAAGAAACCACAGATACCCAAAATGAATACGCCAGTCACGCTCTCAGCTGCTCGCTGCGTATGGACAAGAATCGAAGACCCAACTAATAGTCCCGCAATAATCAGCGCCATCAGGATATTACGACTGGCGTGCTCAATAGAGCGCGTCAGATGTTCTAACCCCTCATGCTGAAGCGATATGCTCATATTGTTGCTGCGTATCTTGGCCAATATCTTGGAGACTTCGGTGGGGAATGTCTCAATGAGCTTTGTCCATTTATGAACGTCCTCGGTAATCCGCTGCTTAATTCCAGCAATGCTATAACGACGTTTCACTAAGGCTGTCACAAAAGGCTGTGAGGTTGCAACGAGATCAAAGGTGGGATCAAGCTCTTCTGCCATCCCTTCAAGGGTTGAAAGAGCCTTGATCAACATGACAATATCTGGCGGTGTTGATAAATGATGCCGCCTCATGCCGTCTAAGAATTGGCGGAGCATGCCGCCAAGACTAATTTGTTGTAGTCCAACATTTGTATAGGCGTCAACAAACTCCTGAATGTCTTGTCGCATTGCTCGTTCATCGACACTAGAAATATCGACGTTGCCAAGTGACATAAATGCTTGTGTCACACGATCAATATCAGACTTCGCGACACCATATAAGAGATCTGCTAAATCTCTAGCTGTGTGTGAATCAAGATGTCCAGTCATGCCGCAATCAAGAAAACAAATCTTCTCGTCCGGCAGCACCATAATGTTGCCCGGGTGTGGATCCGCATGAAAGAAACCGACATCGAGGCACTGCTTAAAAACAGCGTCGGCGACGTTTTCTACAATCTTCTTGCGTTGATCCGACGTGAGATTTGCTGATCTCCAATGCGATAATTCCAGACCTGTGATTTCTTCGAGGCCAAGTATGCGCCTTGTGGTGACGTTCCAATACACCTTGGCAAAGTTCACGCGATCATTGTCTTGAAACATCGAGCGGAAGCGATCAGTGTTTTTTGCTTCGTTGTATAAGTCCAACTCTCTTCGTAAAGAACGCCCAAAATTTTCTACTACTAACACAGGGCTAAAGCCGAGATCTGGATTGTGTTCCTCGATCACGTGGGCGAGCGATTTAAGAATCTCAATATCTGCGTCGATTGTCTTTTCAATATTTGGACGGAGGATCTTCAGAACAATCTTGCTGCCATCAGCCAATATCGCTCGATGAACTTGACCAACAGATGCAGCGGCGATCGCAACCGGGTCAATCTCCTTGAACTCTGTCTCAAGACGATCACCAAACTCCTCACGCAGCTCCTTTTCTATCTCTTCAAAAGGAACCTGCTTCACATTGTCCTGAAGTTTCTTAAGTGCTTCACAATACTCAGTAGGTAGCAGATCTGACCTGGTACTCAGCACCTGCCCCAGTTTGACGAAGGTCGGACCTAACTCCTCAAAAGCCCTTCGCATCCGTTCAGGGCGATCGAGTCGCTTAACCGAGTCCTCGGCCTTGTGGTGCATAATCTTGTCAAAGATGAGCGTAATCTTGGTGTCATCAAAGATCTCAGCAAATCCATAGCGCACAAGTACGCTCAGAATCTCTCGATACCTACCAAAGTTCCGCATTGTCCCAATGAAGCTCATAGGGAAGACCCCTTTCTGGGCGATTTTTCTAGTGCTTATTCGCCGATTGAGACGCACTATAGAGGTTGAGAGGACCATCTGCGATAGAAGCACGATCGTGGCACGATCTCGAGAACCCAAAGGACCTCTGAGACGTAGAGGAAGGCACCAATTTGTTTAGGCCCTGAGTGGGGTCTTAACAGGCGTTCAAAGCAAAGCGACGGTTGAAAACATTTCTCTTCGCGTTTTAAAGGGCTTTTTCTGTTCTTCAGACCATCACTTTGCCAAAACGGTTGCCCCACAAACAAATTGGTACCGAAACATCGCTGACTGTCAGCGGCACCAAAACACGGAATTACGCTCCAACGAAAGTCCGATCCATGCGTCCGACTATCTCTAATGCCTTCAAAATTCCTGATCAGGGCAATAAGACGCCTCTGGCAGGGACCCCCAAACAATCTGGGAAGATGCCCAGCTCACTGCTTCCATTGCATGCTGTATTAACGAGCCGCCCTTATGGATGGAACTTGGCGCTGTCGCCCATGCGAGCTGTCGATACCATCACCGCACTCCATCGGACCTCTCGCAGATGCATGGTGGCCATCATGTTGAGCGATGAGCCAAGTACAGAACCTCATTTAACGGAGGTTGCTGAACGACTTGGTATTCCCGTTCATCATCATCTTGGTCGTGGGTCGCTTGCTCTCTCATATGACTCCGCTCTTGATCTAGCAGCATTTCTTGAAGCACGCTCTTATTACGCAGTGATTGTGGACGGCCCGATTGAAGCAAGTGACCTACGAGCTCTGCGCCGAGCAGTTGATGTGGGCACATCACCATTATCAGCCGAAGTACGAGCGATTGCTGTTATTGCTGTACAACCAAAGCATTCCATTCAAGTACAAACACGCTGGAAAGTCCACGCCATGGCTGTGTTAGCAGAAGATTTTCGTCAGTATATTGCTGCTACTCGAGGGCAAACAGCTGAGGGAATTGGGCGACCTGAACAGCGGCATCTCGAATCACTGATGTCTCGTAGTGGATCCGTTGGAATCCTCCCGCAAGAAACACGGTGCTACTCAACTTTTATTGACGTCGGACTGAGAACCCTCTTTAGTCATCAGACTGACCCAGCCGATCTGTCCTTGGTGTATGACCTGATCGGGGGAGTCTGGCACAGTCCTGAATAGGTAGCAGATAGCCACTGAGCCTGACTGGCATGTTTCCTGTACATCGAGATAATCGTATTTAGGACATGGCCGAAACACCAACCATTCTCAATATCAACAAGAATGTTGCCACGATCACATTGAATGATCCGGCACATCGAAATGCGCTTTCTCGTTCTATGTTTGATGGGCTTGAAGATGCCATAAGCAAGATTGAAGCAACGCCTTCTGTTTCGGTACTCCTACTCAATGGCGCAGGGACTATATTTTGTAGTGGCTTTGACCTTGGTGCGGCGGTTAAACAACCACCAGTCATGGTTGAATTTTTAAATCGGCTTGGTTCTGTTCTAACGCGTGTGCGATCCTTGCCGGCCATATGTGTTGTTGCTGTACAAGGGGCTGCCATTGCCGGAGGCTGTGCCCTGGCCTGCAGTGCTGATCTTGTTATCACTCACCCCGAAGCTCGCTTTGGCTATCCAGTTTTGCGGCTTGGAATATCACCTGCGGTAAGCCTACCGATGTTGCAAAATAAAGTAGGCGCTGGCATGGCTCGTAGCATGATGATTGGTGGGAAGAGCATCAATGGCACCATCGCACTGCAAGCTGGTCTCGCTTCACATCTGGCTGCTGATTCTGATGGTGTTGCAAACGAAGCAGCTAAACGCGTCAGTGAGCTAGCGGCAAAGCCACCCCATGCACTTGCCATTACAAAACAGTGGCTCAATGAGCTTGATGGTTCTGCTGATGACAAACCGCTCCGCTCAATTGTTGAACATACCGCTCCACTCGCAGAAGATCCTGAAGCAATCGAGATGATGCGGATCGTCTGGAATCGCTAATGCCTTGCCAAAGGGTCGCTATGAACCCTCTTGGCCATCTTTGGATTCGTCGTTGTGGAAGTGCAAGGTTCGATTCGCCCATAACTGCGAAACATCATGCCGTGTAAACGAATCGATAAACCAATCTAGCGCTACGCGGACTCGCCGACCAAAACGTGGCATCTTCATTAAGTAAATCATCCGCCACATCACCCAGGCACCAAATCCTTCTACTTTCATGCCTAGGATCTTGGCAACACCCTGGTGTCTTCCCATAGCAACCAATGAACCAAGGATATTGAAGACAAATGGCTTGGTTGCCTTCCCTCTTGATTTAGCTGCAATGTTTTTCCCTAAGTGTTTGCCCATTCGCATCGCGTGCTGTGCTAATGGTGGGTAAGGCTTCCCGTCTGGATCTGGGTTAAACGCGGTGTCACCCAGCGCCCAAACATTATCAAAGCCCTTGACCCGCATATCCGCTTCACACTCAATATACCCTCGCTCATTCAGAGGAAGCCCAAGTTCCTTGTTCATCGGATGCGGTGCAATACCAGCACACCAGATGGTTGTGCAGGATTCCAGTCTTTCGCCTGAGTCCAGAACGATATGGTCATCAGCAATGTGTTTAACAGATGTGCTTAATCGAACATCAATATCTCTTTTGAGCAGCGCTTCTTCAGTGAACTTAGAAAGCTTGTCACCCATAACACTCAAGAGTTGCGGCGCCATCTCAACAAGTACAAAGCGGCAATCAGATGGCTCAACTGCTCCATAGAGTCGGGCGGCCTTGCGCATAAATACTTCAAGTTCACCGAGCGCCTCGACGCCCGTAAAACTTCCGCCAATAACAACTGTTGTTAACAGACGTTTGCGTTCTGTCGGATCCTCTATGGCATTGGCTAGCTCTAGTAGCTGTATGGCACGATCACGAAGCGCAACCGCATCACTCAAACTCTTAAGCTGCATGGCATTCTCTCGAACGCCTGTCACAAACTTCTCAGGCGGAATCATGGTGACACTGCCGAGCGCAATAACCAGTTCGTCGTATTGAATAGTCTGTGTTTTTGTGTCACCAACAAGTTCATAACTGACAGTCTTACTGCCAACATCAACTTTATTGACTGATGCCATAATGAATCTTGTGTCAGAGATAAAATCTCGAATCGGGATCACGGCATGACGGGGCTCAACACTTCCCGTACCCGCCTCTACTAAAAGAGGATAGAAAATGAAATAGTTATGGTGGTCGATGAGAACAATCTCAACATCTTGGCCGCGCATCGTCTTTTCGAGACTCTGTGCTGTATAGGCACCACCAAACCCACCACCCACTATGACAATTGTCTTCGAAGCCATCTAATACACTCCCTACTAAGATCTAAGTGGGCGATGTTACCCCATCCCGGGATCGGCTGCGTCCCTCATCAACGAGTGACCGCCCACGACTGACTCAATAACTCGTGTTCTTGCTTCTGGATTGGGTTGATCCACTGGTAATGGATCATGAGTCAGTAGTAATACAAAGGCCCAGGCACCCGGCATCGCGGAGACCACAACACCAAAAATACTCAAACGCTTGCCAGTTCGATATTTGTGACGACCAATAATCTCACACAAGATGATGACGAGCGCAATGATTACAAATTTAAAGACAATAAGCCCCCAGAGGCCACCACCCTCGATAGCAAGAAGAGCGATAGGGTTGACCTCACTGCCTCCGAAGGCAAGGACGATTCGCGTCATAATGATGTCCATTGCTGAAACAAAGACCAGCCAAACATAAGTGTTTGGATAAAGAACCTGAGATCGAAGGCCCCCTTTACCCTTTGGCTTATCGTCCGAACCAGATTCTTTCTTTGCATCACTCATTGGCACTGTCTAAGCGCTGCCCCAGCAGCTATCAGATAATTGGATCGTGCTTTGGAAGATTATTCACTTCACTTGTATCCAACGTAACCAGCTGCTCTTGGTGACGACGAGCATCGGTCTCATCGACATAATCACTATGGCAAGCTGCTTTTTGACCTTCACCAGCTTCTGCTTTTTTGCCAACCTTACTCGCTAATCGGTGCACCTCATCTGGTGAAAGCACCCCGCGTTGCTCCAGGATCTGACGCTGCTCATCTGAAAGCGCCTCAGTGCGCTGGGGCTTGTCCCAAGCATAGCTGTCGTCTTTTCCAGAAGCGAACTCCTGAATCTCCTTTGAGATCCGAACACTACACCAATCATGCCCACACATTGCACAGAAGTCTGTGTCTACATCAAGATCCTCATCATGTAAGGCACGAGCTGTATCTGGATCAAAGCTCAGTTCAAAGTGCTTCTCCCAATTGAGCGCTGCTCTCGCTTTGGTAAGTTCATCATCCTGATCCCGTGAGCCAGGAATACCAAGCGCCACGTCCGCTGCATGCGCAGAAATCTTGTAAGCAATACAACCTTGTTTCACATCATCTTGTTTGGGCAATCCCAAATGTTCCTTTGGTGTTACGTAGCACAACATCGATGCGCCATGGTAGGCGGCATTACATGCACCAATACATGAAGTGATATGGTCGTACCCCGGAAAAATATCAGTCACCAAAGGACCTAACACATAAAATGGTGCGCCATGACAACGTCGGCGCTGAAGTTTCATATTGAACTCAATCTGATCGAGAGGAACGTGGCCTGGCCCTTCAACCATCACTTGCACACCGTGTGCCCACGCTCGTTCTGTTAGCTCACCAAGTGTTTCTAGCTCAGCAAGCTGTGCGTGATCC is a window encoding:
- a CDS encoding acetyltransferase — its product is MKQRRFLLLGGGGHASVVADAMRASGHVVVGFVDDGPATPTASERIGAPFLGGTTQLLDLIETLDQPVEVFPAVGSNSDRMQLIQILERNRQLEAPAVAHPSAYIAHTSRLEPFVFVGPGAIINAGACIGRGAMINSGAIVEHDSVVGELAHIAPGAILCGAAKVGERALIGAGAVVLPGVTIGDQATLGAGAVANKDVDAGQVSVGVPAR
- a CDS encoding FKBP-type peptidyl-prolyl cis-trans isomerase, translating into MTDRPMMLRLFFLPILCFMLMPGCDQRPIRIVESGVEIITEQRGQGAPANAGDVVTIAYEVRLPDGQPILNNDRFSFQLGRGAVIEGIDHTVVGMRVGGHRIVLCPPNKHWGQSGYGEDAIPPDTILTLDVRLTALD
- a CDS encoding DUF481 domain-containing protein, which codes for MLTSGDTLHGTIVKETDDTVELEHPLLGTITLPRDQIASIEHTPKEAKDSDAQPDSSDEKAANTTDDSTPANTQTAPPAAVSEIATAGTPAGLAAAQSNLTDDEAGDAQAIWKSQLQLGYGLTQAGNDTANFNIGINTTMTKGIQTLTASANYQYQSVNDEVKQNRLETKIQSKWQATDSPWITSVQGFYDHAEFQEWDDRVIANADVGYEFIHENRTAKDGSELNFLNAVFRLGGGFRREFGNADSDEFVPEGLLGLRAAWKPTDNQTFSVELTYFPDILEIEQYRFIASGNYEIGLKDFENLSLIVGIHYEYDSHIDASGVPTYLRINVGLGLDF
- a CDS encoding AarF/UbiB family protein, which encodes MSFIGTMRNFGRYREILSVLVRYGFAEIFDDTKITLIFDKIMHHKAEDSVKRLDRPERMRRAFEELGPTFVKLGQVLSTRSDLLPTEYCEALKKLQDNVKQVPFEEIEKELREEFGDRLETEFKEIDPVAIAAASVGQVHRAILADGSKIVLKILRPNIEKTIDADIEILKSLAHVIEEHNPDLGFSPVLVVENFGRSLRRELDLYNEAKNTDRFRSMFQDNDRVNFAKVYWNVTTRRILGLEEITGLELSHWRSANLTSDQRKKIVENVADAVFKQCLDVGFFHADPHPGNIMVLPDEKICFLDCGMTGHLDSHTARDLADLLYGVAKSDIDRVTQAFMSLGNVDISSVDERAMRQDIQEFVDAYTNVGLQQISLGGMLRQFLDGMRRHHLSTPPDIVMLIKALSTLEGMAEELDPTFDLVATSQPFVTALVKRRYSIAGIKQRITEDVHKWTKLIETFPTEVSKILAKIRSNNMSISLQHEGLEHLTRSIEHASRNILMALIIAGLLVGSSILVHTQRAAESVTGVFILGICGFFIAGFCAVMLLFNNIRAVLRHSKDKGKHQ
- a CDS encoding enoyl-CoA hydratase/isomerase family protein; this encodes MAETPTILNINKNVATITLNDPAHRNALSRSMFDGLEDAISKIEATPSVSVLLLNGAGTIFCSGFDLGAAVKQPPVMVEFLNRLGSVLTRVRSLPAICVVAVQGAAIAGGCALACSADLVITHPEARFGYPVLRLGISPAVSLPMLQNKVGAGMARSMMIGGKSINGTIALQAGLASHLAADSDGVANEAAKRVSELAAKPPHALAITKQWLNELDGSADDKPLRSIVEHTAPLAEDPEAIEMMRIVWNR
- a CDS encoding NAD(P)/FAD-dependent oxidoreductase, which codes for MASKTIVIVGGGFGGAYTAQSLEKTMRGQDVEIVLIDHHNYFIFYPLLVEAGTGSVEPRHAVIPIRDFISDTRFIMASVNKVDVGSKTVSYELVGDTKTQTIQYDELVIALGSVTMIPPEKFVTGVRENAMQLKSLSDAVALRDRAIQLLELANAIEDPTERKRLLTTVVIGGSFTGVEALGELEVFMRKAARLYGAVEPSDCRFVLVEMAPQLLSVMGDKLSKFTEEALLKRDIDVRLSTSVKHIADDHIVLDSGERLESCTTIWCAGIAPHPMNKELGLPLNERGYIECEADMRVKGFDNVWALGDTAFNPDPDGKPYPPLAQHAMRMGKHLGKNIAAKSRGKATKPFVFNILGSLVAMGRHQGVAKILGMKVEGFGAWVMWRMIYLMKMPRFGRRVRVALDWFIDSFTRHDVSQLWANRTLHFHNDESKDGQEGS
- a CDS encoding DUF5658 family protein; amino-acid sequence: MSDAKKESGSDDKPKGKGGLRSQVLYPNTYVWLVFVSAMDIIMTRIVLAFGGSEVNPIALLAIEGGGLWGLIVFKFVIIALVIILCEIIGRHKYRTGKRLSIFGVVVSAMPGAWAFVLLLTHDPLPVDQPNPEARTRVIESVVGGHSLMRDAADPGMG